The following proteins are co-located in the Spinactinospora alkalitolerans genome:
- a CDS encoding 2-hydroxy-3-oxopropionate reductase: protein MTAVEYRPGETKIGFVGLGLMGEPMARNLVSAGFDVTVHNRSREAVDRLATAGAKPAGSPAAAAAEADVVIVMLPDAPDVRTVVLSEDGIASTLREGGLLIDMSTISAGVTRELADTLAEQGVRMLDAPVSGGQQGAVDAALSIMVGGEESVFERARPIFAALGTRVTLIGGNGSGQVAKACNQVIVAGTIQAVAEALALARHSGVAPDRVREALLGGLAGSKILEVHGRRMLDGAFEPGFKTRLHDKDLGIALEAASEAGVPLPTTALVRQFFNALIASGDGDADHAALALVVERLAGAGGGRRTP, encoded by the coding sequence GTGACCGCAGTGGAGTACCGCCCGGGAGAAACGAAGATCGGGTTCGTCGGCCTCGGGCTCATGGGGGAGCCGATGGCTCGGAACCTGGTGTCGGCGGGTTTCGACGTGACCGTGCACAACCGCAGCAGGGAAGCGGTCGACCGACTCGCCACCGCGGGCGCCAAGCCCGCGGGCAGTCCGGCCGCGGCCGCCGCCGAAGCCGACGTCGTCATCGTGATGCTGCCCGACGCGCCGGATGTCCGGACGGTGGTTCTGAGTGAGGACGGCATCGCCTCGACCCTGCGCGAGGGCGGGCTGCTCATCGACATGAGCACGATCTCGGCGGGTGTGACCCGCGAGCTGGCCGACACCCTGGCCGAGCAGGGGGTGCGGATGCTCGACGCTCCGGTCAGCGGCGGGCAGCAGGGAGCGGTCGACGCCGCACTGAGCATCATGGTCGGCGGGGAGGAGTCCGTGTTCGAACGCGCGAGGCCGATCTTCGCGGCGCTGGGAACGAGGGTGACCCTGATCGGAGGGAACGGCTCGGGGCAGGTCGCCAAGGCGTGCAATCAGGTCATCGTCGCCGGGACCATTCAGGCGGTGGCCGAGGCGCTGGCCCTGGCGCGGCACAGCGGCGTCGCTCCCGACCGGGTGCGCGAGGCCCTGCTCGGCGGGCTGGCGGGCAGCAAGATCCTCGAGGTGCACGGCCGGCGCATGCTCGACGGCGCCTTCGAGCCCGGCTTCAAGACCCGACTGCACGACAAGGACCTCGGCATCGCGCTGGAGGCGGCGTCCGAAGCCGGGGTTCCGCTCCCGACGACCGCGCTGGTGCGGCAGTTCTTCAACGCGCTGATCGCGTCCGGTGACGGCGATGCCGACCATGCCGCGCTGGCCCTGGTCGTGGAACGCCTGGCCGGTGCGGGCGGCGGGCGGAGGACGCCGTGA